A genomic segment from Myxosarcina sp. GI1 encodes:
- the larB gene encoding nickel pincer cofactor biosynthesis protein LarB, with the protein MTEPEAIKNLLEAIATGDISPEIALEKLKHLPFEPVADFAKIDRHRQLRTGFPEVIWGLGKTPYQIIKIIQAMRQDTPVVMATRITPEVYQQLKAEIDDLIYYPEARICVLSQAEVAVRHPGKISIVTAGTADLPVAEEAAMTAELCGFNVNRLWDVGVAGIHRLLSHRELIYEADVLIVVAGMEGALPSVVAGMADCPVIGVPTSIGYGTSFSGVSALLTMLNSCAVGIGVVNIDNGFGAAVLAAQILRTASKLNKTKGDRFERL; encoded by the coding sequence ATGACCGAACCTGAAGCTATAAAAAATTTATTAGAAGCGATCGCCACAGGGGATATTAGCCCCGAAATTGCTTTAGAAAAACTCAAACATCTGCCATTTGAACCAGTTGCTGACTTTGCTAAAATCGACCGCCATCGTCAGTTAAGAACGGGATTTCCCGAAGTAATTTGGGGTTTGGGTAAAACTCCTTACCAGATAATTAAAATTATCCAGGCGATGCGACAAGATACCCCTGTGGTAATGGCGACTCGCATCACTCCAGAAGTTTACCAGCAGTTAAAAGCTGAGATTGACGACTTAATTTACTACCCTGAAGCCCGAATTTGCGTACTCTCCCAAGCTGAAGTCGCCGTCAGACACCCTGGCAAGATTTCAATTGTGACTGCTGGTACTGCCGATCTTCCCGTTGCTGAAGAAGCTGCTATGACTGCAGAACTTTGTGGCTTTAATGTCAACCGTCTCTGGGATGTGGGAGTAGCGGGAATTCATCGTCTATTGAGTCACCGCGAACTTATTTACGAAGCCGATGTGTTAATTGTCGTTGCAGGAATGGAAGGGGCGTTACCTAGCGTAGTGGCTGGAATGGCAGATTGCCCTGTAATTGGCGTTCCTACCAGTATCGGTTATGGTACTAGTTTCTCTGGGGTGTCAGCACTACTTACTATGCTCAACTCCTGTGCGGTTGGTATTGGTGTCGTAAATATCGATAATGGTTTCGGTGCGGCAGTTTTAGCAGCGCAAATTCTACGTACTGCAAGTAAATTAAATAAAACTAAAGGCGATCGCTTCGAGCGACTATAA
- a CDS encoding lipolytic protein G-D-S-L family, translating to MVKRPKKQLIFAKRTSRREPKLSWLWTIASVILFLLVLELLTRVVVDVTGNRAKFTQAPVEPDLARAYQLKFVSETGEPYETLENEGSLVAKRSLSVGYQLEASQNSQYWEINQQGFRDREPVLTTKPKDEIRIFVIGGSTAFGYGSSSNETTVGEYLEARLQQRIQQQQDLPKFYQPDSLPVEPKQREAALVKPAKIKSGQYRVINAAVPGYASGNELAQLALQILNYNPDIVIALDGYSDLMLNSNEKAVDIPQLEEYLDNGFAYFKAYVSRSLEPLEKNSYLVQIVQNNLLDPENSQKPDFYLNDEPDALVNYLPEDEAELASRVDRYYNNHLQILKLCAAAQIPTIVATQPEITGQDPSRLTEAEGAITTQLGREYIQTVKNIYPEFIAASQKLANTFPSNVRAVDSYNLSDKYPSPSFIDPTHLTDEANQQLAEQLYYAVAALPKLQIEPSKPPVKSQSKRGN from the coding sequence ATGGTCAAACGACCTAAAAAACAACTAATTTTTGCTAAGCGTACCTCTAGGCGAGAGCCAAAATTGTCTTGGTTGTGGACAATTGCGTCGGTAATTTTATTTCTTCTGGTTTTAGAACTTTTAACTCGTGTTGTAGTCGATGTTACTGGCAATAGAGCCAAGTTTACTCAAGCTCCAGTAGAACCAGATTTGGCTAGAGCCTATCAGCTAAAGTTTGTCAGCGAAACAGGTGAACCTTACGAAACTTTGGAAAACGAAGGCTCTCTGGTAGCCAAACGCAGTTTATCTGTAGGTTATCAACTAGAAGCATCGCAAAATAGTCAGTATTGGGAAATCAATCAACAAGGTTTTCGCGATCGCGAACCAGTTTTAACCACTAAACCTAAAGACGAAATTAGAATTTTTGTTATTGGCGGTTCGACAGCTTTTGGTTATGGCAGTTCTAGCAACGAAACTACAGTTGGCGAGTATTTAGAAGCCAGATTACAGCAGCGCATACAACAGCAACAAGATCTGCCAAAATTTTATCAACCAGATAGCTTACCAGTAGAACCCAAGCAACGCGAAGCAGCCTTAGTCAAACCAGCCAAAATTAAATCGGGACAATATCGAGTAATTAATGCTGCCGTTCCTGGTTATGCTTCTGGTAATGAGTTGGCACAGTTAGCCTTACAGATTCTCAACTACAATCCAGATATAGTTATTGCCTTAGATGGCTACAGCGATCTCATGCTTAATAGCAACGAAAAAGCTGTAGATATACCCCAATTAGAAGAGTATCTCGATAATGGATTTGCTTATTTTAAAGCTTATGTCAGCCGATCGCTGGAGCCTTTAGAAAAAAACAGCTATCTGGTGCAAATCGTTCAAAATAATTTGTTAGATCCCGAAAATTCTCAAAAACCAGACTTTTATCTTAACGACGAACCAGACGCATTAGTAAACTATTTACCCGAAGATGAAGCAGAATTAGCAAGTAGGGTCGATCGCTACTATAATAATCACCTGCAAATTCTTAAACTGTGCGCTGCTGCGCAAATTCCCACGATTGTTGCTACCCAACCAGAAATCACGGGACAAGATCCCAGTCGGCTTACTGAAGCGGAAGGAGCGATTACTACTCAGTTAGGTAGAGAATATATTCAAACAGTCAAAAATATTTATCCTGAATTTATCGCTGCCAGTCAAAAATTAGCTAACACTTTTCCCTCTAATGTTAGAGCCGTTGACTCATACAATCTTAGCGATAAATATCCCTCTCCCAGCTTTATCGATCCGACCCATTTAACTGATGAAGCCAATCAACAGCTTGCCGAACAGCTATATTATGCTGTTGCGGCATTGCCAAAGCTGCAAATCGAACCCAGCAAACCTCCAGTCAAATCTCAATCCAAACGAGGGAACTAG
- a CDS encoding low molecular weight protein-tyrosine-phosphatase — protein sequence MTYKLLFVCLGNICRSPSAENIMNHLIEKSGLENKISCDSAGTSGYHIGAPPDSRMSAAAKQKGLQLQGHSRKLKPSDLQQFDLILAMDRENYQDILYLDREGKYEHKIYLMCDFAENHSEREVPDPYYGGSEGFEWVVDLLFDACEGLLNYVVNSEDYKNKQ from the coding sequence ATGACCTATAAACTACTATTCGTATGTTTGGGTAATATATGCCGCTCTCCCTCCGCAGAAAACATTATGAATCACCTGATCGAAAAATCGGGTTTAGAAAATAAAATTAGCTGTGATTCGGCAGGAACTTCTGGCTATCATATCGGTGCGCCTCCCGACAGCCGTATGAGTGCCGCAGCCAAGCAAAAAGGATTGCAGCTTCAAGGTCATTCTCGCAAATTAAAACCCTCCGATCTTCAACAGTTTGACCTGATTTTAGCTATGGATCGGGAAAATTACCAGGACATTTTATATTTAGACCGTGAAGGTAAATACGAACACAAGATATATCTAATGTGTGATTTTGCCGAAAATCATAGCGAGCGCGAAGTTCCCGATCCTTATTATGGTGGTTCGGAAGGTTTCGAGTGGGTAGTAGATTTATTATTTGATGCTTGTGAAGGTTTATTAAATTATGTAGTTAATTCAGAAGACTACAAAAACAAACAATAG
- a CDS encoding fatty acyl-AMP ligase gives MSGLKNTIKAANLVDILHYRASDRPNKPIYTLLVDGETEAISLTYGELERKAIAIAAYLQSFCRPQERVLLLYPPGLDYIEAFFGCLYAGVIAIPAYPPRPNRSASRLQSIIQDAEVTVALTTHSILTNLERKLDSSPSLKSLRWLASDRFNEDYQWQEPELSADTIAFLQYTSGSTAEPKGVKIAYGNLLHNLEAIYRSFRHSAESRGVIWLPPYHDMGLIGGILQPLYGDFPVTLMSPLMFLQNPMRWLEAISRYRATTSGGPNFAYDLCVRKFKPEQATGLDLSSWQIAFNGAEPINYETIAKFSQTFAPYGFQSSAFYPCYGMAEATLIISGGSTTEGVTTKTVTGKALEQNQVIIAHPDSENARVIVSCGQSLPDQKIAIVNPETHIACQPGEVGEIWVAGKSVAEGYWNQPVQTERTFNAYLQDLQQGGFLRTGDLGFMENGELFVTGRHKDLIIIKGRNHYPQDIERTVEESNSSIRPSCAASFSVNIEGEEKLIILAEVDRYYWSSNRANAKANGKPEADKHIDARELIQSIRREVSKNHDLQVHRTLLLKPGSIPKTSSGKIQRHICRKGFLAGTLGSLPVD, from the coding sequence ATGAGTGGTCTAAAAAATACGATTAAAGCAGCTAACTTAGTCGATATTCTCCATTATCGGGCGAGCGATCGACCAAACAAACCCATTTACACTCTATTAGTCGATGGAGAAACTGAAGCAATTAGCCTTACATACGGAGAATTAGAGCGAAAAGCTATAGCAATTGCCGCTTATCTTCAATCTTTCTGTCGTCCTCAAGAAAGGGTTTTACTGTTATATCCTCCTGGTCTAGATTATATTGAGGCTTTCTTTGGCTGTCTTTATGCTGGGGTTATTGCTATTCCCGCTTACCCTCCACGACCCAATCGTTCGGCTTCTCGGCTACAGAGCATTATTCAAGATGCTGAAGTTACTGTAGCTCTGACTACTCATTCGATCTTAACCAACTTAGAACGTAAATTAGATAGTTCCCCCAGTCTTAAAAGTTTGCGCTGGCTGGCAAGCGATCGCTTTAACGAAGACTACCAATGGCAAGAACCAGAGTTATCTGCCGATACAATTGCTTTTTTACAGTACACATCTGGTTCTACTGCCGAACCTAAAGGTGTAAAAATAGCCTATGGCAATTTACTACACAACCTAGAAGCAATTTATCGTTCCTTTCGCCATTCGGCTGAGAGCCGAGGTGTGATTTGGCTGCCTCCATATCACGACATGGGGTTAATTGGCGGTATTTTACAGCCTTTGTACGGAGATTTTCCAGTTACGTTGATGTCTCCCCTAATGTTTTTGCAAAACCCCATGCGGTGGTTGGAAGCTATTTCGCGGTATCGAGCTACTACTAGTGGCGGACCTAATTTTGCCTATGACCTCTGTGTGCGCAAATTTAAACCAGAACAAGCCACTGGACTCGATCTCAGCAGTTGGCAGATTGCTTTTAACGGTGCCGAACCAATAAACTACGAAACGATTGCTAAATTCAGTCAGACTTTTGCACCCTATGGATTTCAGAGTTCTGCTTTTTATCCCTGTTATGGTATGGCAGAGGCAACTTTAATCATTTCTGGAGGTTCGACAACAGAGGGGGTAACTACTAAAACAGTAACAGGCAAAGCTTTAGAGCAAAATCAAGTTATTATCGCTCATCCTGATTCGGAAAACGCTCGCGTTATAGTTAGTTGCGGACAAAGTCTGCCAGATCAAAAAATCGCCATTGTCAATCCCGAAACTCATATCGCTTGTCAACCAGGAGAAGTAGGAGAGATTTGGGTAGCTGGTAAGAGTGTAGCTGAAGGCTATTGGAATCAGCCCGTACAAACAGAACGTACTTTTAATGCCTATCTTCAAGATCTCCAGCAGGGAGGATTTCTCCGCACTGGAGATTTAGGTTTCATGGAGAATGGCGAGTTATTTGTTACGGGTCGTCACAAAGATCTAATTATTATTAAAGGTCGCAATCACTATCCGCAAGATATCGAACGTACTGTAGAAGAGAGCAATTCGTCGATCAGACCGAGTTGCGCTGCCAGCTTTTCGGTAAATATTGAAGGTGAAGAAAAGTTAATTATCTTAGCCGAAGTAGACCGTTACTATTGGAGTAGCAATCGTGCTAATGCTAAAGCCAATGGCAAACCAGAAGCCGACAAACATATCGATGCCCGAGAATTAATTCAATCGATTCGTCGCGAGGTTTCTAAAAATCACGATCTACAGGTACATCGTACTCTATTATTAAAACCTGGCAGTATTCCTAAAACGTCCAGCGGCAAGATCCAACGTCACATTTGCCGTAAGGGATTTTTAGCGGGAACTTTAGGTTCGTTACCAGTAGACTGA
- a CDS encoding VOC family protein produces MDNKEKQVSLPETALHLKRPCLAVSDLDRALKIYCDILGFRLDYRSAADADSYLYTVFKFPPHAQLAFAALSTEYEPRSLALTEVKGIELPPPSPPYRQGTVLRVPEVASIIAQIRQLGLEVVRANTFTAPPNLIFTEQAFHDYDGHLIILYDVKTEN; encoded by the coding sequence ATGGATAATAAAGAAAAACAAGTTAGCCTACCAGAAACAGCACTACATCTCAAACGTCCCTGTCTGGCGGTATCCGATCTAGACCGCGCTTTAAAGATTTATTGCGATATTTTGGGGTTTCGCCTCGATTACCGTAGTGCAGCCGATGCCGACTCTTATTTGTATACGGTATTTAAATTTCCCCCTCATGCTCAACTTGCTTTTGCGGCATTAAGTACCGAATACGAACCGCGCTCTTTGGCACTTACAGAAGTTAAAGGCATCGAACTTCCTCCTCCTAGTCCTCCCTATCGTCAGGGTACGGTACTGCGAGTCCCTGAAGTAGCTTCGATAATTGCCCAAATTCGTCAATTAGGCTTAGAAGTAGTGCGAGCCAATACTTTTACCGCACCGCCAAATTTGATTTTTACCGAACAGGCTTTTCACGATTATGACGGGCATCTGATTATTTTATATGACGTAAAGACTGAGAATTGA
- a CDS encoding DNA polymerase beta superfamily protein, with amino-acid sequence MNPHLIIPVGTQVVSRIEVRDKHNQILCLQGGLGVITQAPTDNSHSYQIRLPNERQITLRRHQFSIRKHYQRGLEYAQDMLAEYNLYDYVIYRCVVGSKAFGLDNEDSDTDLRGIYLPPADLHWSLYGIPEQLENNERQECYWELQKFIILALKANPNILECLYTPMVETATAIAEKLLANKEIFLSQLVYQTYNGYVMSQFKKMEQDLRNMQEIRPKHAMHLIRLLLSGITILERGFVPVKVDDYRSELLAIRNGEMSWEEVNKWRLDLHQKFDRAKFNSTLPERPDYEKANSLLIKARRKMCDRF; translated from the coding sequence ATGAATCCTCATCTAATAATTCCTGTTGGTACACAGGTTGTGAGTCGAATTGAAGTTAGAGATAAACATAACCAAATATTGTGCTTGCAAGGAGGCTTGGGAGTGATAACTCAAGCACCTACGGATAATTCTCATTCATATCAAATTCGTTTACCCAATGAGAGACAAATTACTTTACGTCGCCATCAGTTTAGTATTCGTAAGCATTACCAGCGAGGTTTGGAATATGCCCAAGATATGCTGGCAGAATATAACTTATACGATTATGTTATTTATCGCTGCGTAGTAGGTTCTAAAGCTTTTGGACTCGATAATGAAGATTCTGATACAGATTTAAGAGGTATTTATCTACCTCCTGCCGACTTACACTGGTCATTATATGGCATTCCCGAACAGCTAGAAAATAATGAGCGTCAAGAATGCTATTGGGAATTACAAAAGTTTATTATTTTGGCACTAAAAGCTAATCCCAATATTTTGGAATGTTTGTATACGCCGATGGTGGAAACAGCAACAGCGATTGCCGAAAAATTGCTAGCTAATAAAGAAATATTTTTATCTCAGTTAGTTTATCAAACATACAATGGCTACGTAATGTCTCAGTTCAAAAAAATGGAGCAAGATCTGAGAAATATGCAAGAAATTCGCCCAAAACATGCCATGCACCTAATTCGCCTGCTGCTGTCGGGAATTACAATTTTAGAACGTGGTTTTGTTCCCGTAAAAGTAGACGATTATCGTAGCGAACTATTGGCTATTCGTAACGGTGAAATGTCTTGGGAAGAGGTTAATAAATGGCGATTGGATTTGCATCAAAAGTTTGACAGAGCAAAATTTAATTCTACTTTACCCGAACGTCCAGACTATGAAAAAGCTAATTCTCTATTAATTAAAGCTAGACGAAAAATGTGCGATCGTTTTTGA
- a CDS encoding ABC transporter ATP-binding protein/permease, giving the protein MNRFNFRIFSRFWGIAKLYWLGNEKKGALTLIGVLFVLLIAYTQLSVILTQTQGEIISSLSAKDVDRFWNTVKTFLIVLILYVPLFAGFNYLQERVGNYWRRWLTHHFLNRYLSNRSFYELGNFNTDIDNPDQRIAEDVRSFTQESLLFLLVIINSIFQVLAFSIVLWNISSNLVFILIVYAIAGTLITVGIFGRKLVKINFAQLRKEADFRFGLVRIRENSESIAFYQGETQENNKLKLIFAEVFRNYNLLIIWRELYLGLFTNAYEFFPYIIPAIVVAPGVFSGEFEVGKVTEAQIAFARVFASLNIIVNRFQTLTAFAAGIERLADLEDYLNRHQQLTATKLPDRPTIDTIKQDQLGTRDLTLQTPNYQRTLVRDLTVNLNTGQGLLIMGASGCGKSSLLRAIAGLWNSGTGEIYRPPLSKMLFLPQKPYMILGTLRSQLTYPHPSLEITDEEIARVLRVVNLADLAERFGGLDLERDWAEVLSLGEQQRLAFARILINQPQYAILDEATSALDVKNEEGLYSYLQQSKTTYVSVGHRPTLIKYHHLVLEMTEGEHWQLKDASQLSS; this is encoded by the coding sequence ATGAATCGATTTAATTTCCGAATTTTTTCAAGATTTTGGGGTATTGCCAAACTTTACTGGCTAGGGAACGAGAAAAAAGGCGCGCTAACTCTTATAGGTGTACTTTTTGTTTTACTAATTGCTTATACGCAACTCAGCGTTATCTTGACCCAAACCCAGGGAGAAATAATTTCTTCTTTATCGGCAAAAGATGTAGATCGATTTTGGAATACTGTTAAAACCTTTCTCATCGTACTTATTTTATATGTGCCGTTGTTTGCAGGATTTAATTATTTACAAGAAAGAGTGGGTAATTACTGGCGCAGATGGCTGACCCATCACTTTCTAAATCGTTATTTAAGTAATCGTTCTTTTTACGAACTAGGTAACTTCAACACAGATATAGACAATCCAGATCAGCGTATTGCCGAAGATGTCAGAAGTTTTACTCAAGAGTCTTTATTATTTCTATTAGTTATAATTAACTCTATTTTTCAAGTTCTTGCCTTCAGTATTGTTTTGTGGAATATTTCTTCTAACTTGGTTTTTATCTTGATTGTATATGCAATAGCAGGAACATTAATAACCGTAGGTATATTTGGTAGAAAGCTGGTCAAAATCAACTTCGCTCAGCTTAGAAAAGAAGCAGATTTTAGATTTGGCTTAGTAAGAATTAGAGAAAATTCAGAATCTATTGCTTTTTATCAAGGAGAGACACAAGAAAATAATAAGCTAAAACTTATATTTGCTGAAGTTTTTCGTAATTATAATTTATTAATTATTTGGCGAGAATTGTATTTAGGATTATTTACTAATGCTTATGAATTTTTTCCCTACATTATTCCTGCTATTGTTGTTGCCCCTGGCGTTTTTTCTGGAGAATTTGAAGTAGGAAAAGTAACTGAAGCTCAAATAGCTTTTGCTCGCGTTTTTGCCTCTTTAAACATAATCGTAAATCGCTTCCAAACTCTTACTGCTTTTGCTGCGGGAATCGAACGGCTTGCCGATCTTGAAGATTATTTAAATCGCCATCAACAGCTTACTGCGACTAAACTTCCAGACCGTCCTACTATCGACACTATAAAACAAGACCAACTCGGTACGAGGGATTTGACCCTGCAAACCCCTAATTATCAGCGAACTCTAGTTAGAGACTTGACCGTAAATTTAAATACGGGACAGGGTTTGTTGATTATGGGAGCGAGTGGCTGTGGTAAGAGTTCTCTACTTAGGGCGATCGCTGGTTTGTGGAATTCTGGTACTGGCGAGATTTATCGTCCGCCATTGTCAAAAATGCTGTTTTTACCTCAAAAACCATACATGATTTTGGGGACTCTCCGTAGCCAGTTGACCTATCCCCATCCCAGCTTAGAAATTACCGATGAAGAAATTGCTAGAGTTTTACGGGTAGTCAATCTAGCCGATTTAGCCGAACGTTTTGGCGGACTCGATTTGGAAAGAGACTGGGCTGAAGTTCTTTCTTTAGGAGAACAGCAGCGACTGGCATTTGCCAGAATTTTAATTAACCAACCCCAGTATGCCATTCTCGACGAAGCTACAAGTGCTTTAGACGTTAAAAATGAGGAAGGTTTGTATTCTTATTTACAGCAAAGCAAAACTACTTATGTAAGTGTCGGTCATCGTCCTACCCTAATTAAATATCATCATCTAGTTTTAGAAATGACTGAAGGAGAACATTGGCAGTTAAAAGATGCTTCTCAGTTATCTTCGTAA
- the ispE gene encoding 4-(cytidine 5'-diphospho)-2-C-methyl-D-erythritol kinase: protein MHSYLLIAPAKINLYLEIIGDRPDGFHELVMIMQSITLADRLTIEPSDNQKINLRTNSSAIPADETNLAYRAAKLMCDSFPEVYANYGGVNIAIEKNIPIAAGLGGGSADAAAVLVGINLMWELGLTSPELHELAAQLGSDIPFCISGGTAIATGRGEKLDAIKDLDNLWVVLAKYNGLSVSTPWAYQTYRQKYGDTYARDRAEIKARRAQVHSSPIVSAIIKGQGAEIGKLMRNDLEKVVLPAHPQIDKLRAMFAESGVLGTMMSGSGSTVFALCESEASAISIKDQMRSKISNPELSLWVTQLFTGGVHLGN, encoded by the coding sequence ATGCACTCATATCTTCTAATTGCTCCTGCTAAGATCAATCTTTATTTAGAAATTATCGGCGATCGCCCTGATGGTTTTCACGAACTGGTAATGATTATGCAAAGCATTACCCTGGCAGATCGCCTGACTATCGAACCGAGCGATAATCAAAAAATTAATTTACGTACTAATTCTTCGGCAATACCAGCAGATGAAACGAATTTAGCGTATCGAGCGGCAAAGCTGATGTGCGATAGCTTTCCCGAAGTTTATGCCAACTATGGCGGCGTGAATATTGCCATTGAAAAAAATATTCCCATTGCTGCTGGTTTGGGTGGCGGTTCGGCAGATGCAGCAGCAGTATTGGTAGGAATTAACTTGATGTGGGAACTAGGTTTGACTTCCCCCGAACTGCACGAATTGGCGGCTCAATTGGGTTCCGATATTCCTTTCTGTATTTCAGGAGGAACGGCGATCGCCACTGGTAGGGGAGAAAAACTAGATGCGATTAAAGATTTGGATAATCTATGGGTAGTGTTAGCTAAGTACAACGGCTTGAGCGTCTCTACACCCTGGGCATATCAAACCTATCGACAAAAGTATGGCGATACTTATGCACGCGATCGCGCCGAAATTAAAGCTCGTAGAGCGCAGGTACACTCCAGTCCGATAGTTAGTGCCATAATAAAAGGGCAGGGAGCAGAAATCGGTAAATTGATGCGTAACGATTTAGAGAAGGTGGTTTTACCCGCACATCCGCAGATAGATAAATTACGCGCTATGTTTGCCGAATCAGGAGTATTAGGGACGATGATGTCGGGTAGTGGTTCTACTGTTTTTGCCCTCTGCGAATCAGAAGCAAGTGCGATATCGATTAAAGACCAAATGCGTTCTAAAATTTCTAATCCCGAACTAAGTTTGTGGGTCACTCAGCTTTTTACTGGCGGTGTTCATCTGGGAAATTAA
- a CDS encoding DNA polymerase beta superfamily protein, whose amino-acid sequence MLTRIDKLKKISSSQPYTLLFATISGAHLYGFPSSDSDYDLRGSHILPVAEVISLYPVRETIEISKTEANLELDLVTHDVKKFLLLLLKRNGYVLEQLYSPLVVHTTAAHKELKAIAANCITRHHSYHYLGFAKTQRRLFEKSTIKKIKPLLYIYRVLLTGIYLMNTGIIEANLVKLNQEFKISYLSDLIAIKTEGKEKSILESDNVDFYLQECDRLLAELETAAANSHLPDSPSEATKAKLNDLLVEARIKCA is encoded by the coding sequence ATGTTAACCAGGATCGACAAGCTAAAAAAAATATCTAGTTCTCAACCATATACCTTATTGTTTGCTACGATTAGTGGCGCACATTTGTATGGATTTCCGTCTTCAGACTCAGATTACGATCTGCGGGGTAGTCATATTTTGCCAGTTGCAGAAGTTATTAGTTTGTATCCTGTAAGAGAGACAATAGAAATTTCTAAAACAGAAGCTAATTTAGAATTAGATTTAGTAACTCACGATGTTAAAAAGTTTTTGCTATTGTTACTAAAAAGAAATGGTTATGTTTTAGAACAACTCTATTCACCGCTAGTAGTTCATACCACAGCAGCGCATAAAGAACTCAAAGCGATCGCAGCTAATTGTATTACTCGTCATCATAGCTATCATTACTTAGGCTTTGCCAAAACTCAAAGACGTTTGTTTGAGAAATCTACAATCAAAAAAATCAAACCACTTTTGTATATTTATCGAGTTTTGCTAACAGGTATTTACTTGATGAACACAGGAATCATTGAAGCTAATTTAGTAAAGTTAAATCAAGAATTTAAAATTTCTTATCTTAGCGATCTAATTGCTATTAAAACCGAAGGTAAAGAAAAATCTATTTTAGAAAGTGATAACGTCGATTTTTATTTGCAAGAATGCGATCGCTTGTTAGCAGAATTAGAAACAGCAGCAGCAAACAGTCATTTACCAGATTCTCCCTCAGAAGCAACTAAAGCCAAACTTAATGATTTATTAGTTGAGGCAAGAATAAAATGTGCTTAA
- a CDS encoding YbhN family protein — translation MKQILSAIKPYLRWFILGGTLFFLVKVFKDRWQEITAVKLVFSDWLLLFAALCVTLLAHIWSGWVWTWILDVFQQSITTWQGIRVYLITNIAKYLPGNIWHFYGRITAITQNGGSLSTATFSVLLEPLLLAAAALSVYLVGMSFGWLSTSFELKIIGLQIACLLIILVGINPRILNFLLLRLSRSKNKLEKIDARLERYPIAPFLGEIGFLAFRGTGFLLTFTAFKFVAIAQIPQLISAFSFAWLLGLVIPGAPGGIGIFEATIIASLDKTQFPTAIVLATVAFFRVISILAEAIAAGVAWLWELMDNYRQ, via the coding sequence ATGAAGCAAATTCTCTCAGCAATCAAACCCTATCTACGTTGGTTCATTCTGGGAGGAACGCTATTTTTTCTAGTCAAAGTTTTTAAAGATCGCTGGCAAGAAATAACCGCAGTTAAATTAGTGTTTTCTGATTGGCTATTGTTATTTGCGGCTTTATGTGTAACCTTGCTTGCTCATATTTGGTCTGGTTGGGTTTGGACTTGGATACTCGATGTTTTTCAGCAGTCTATAACAACCTGGCAGGGAATAAGAGTTTATTTAATTACCAATATTGCCAAATATTTACCTGGGAATATCTGGCATTTTTATGGCAGAATTACCGCTATTACTCAGAATGGCGGCTCGTTAAGTACGGCTACATTCAGTGTTTTATTGGAACCTTTATTACTAGCTGCGGCAGCTTTATCGGTTTACCTAGTTGGTATGAGTTTTGGTTGGCTGTCAACTAGTTTTGAACTCAAAATTATTGGTTTGCAAATTGCTTGCTTATTAATAATTTTAGTAGGAATTAATCCCCGTATTCTTAATTTTTTGTTACTACGTTTGAGTCGTAGTAAAAACAAATTAGAAAAGATTGATGCCAGGTTAGAACGCTATCCCATCGCGCCTTTTTTGGGAGAAATTGGGTTTTTAGCTTTTCGGGGAACGGGTTTTTTACTAACTTTTACCGCTTTTAAATTTGTAGCGATCGCACAAATACCGCAGTTAATTAGTGCCTTTAGTTTTGCTTGGTTGTTAGGCTTAGTAATTCCTGGTGCGCCTGGCGGCATTGGAATATTTGAAGCGACAATTATTGCCTCTTTAGATAAAACACAATTTCCCACAGCAATAGTGTTAGCTACAGTGGCTTTTTTTCGCGTTATTAGTATTTTAGCTGAAGCGATCGCTGCTGGAGTAGCTTGGCTTTGGGAACTGATGGACAACTACAGACAGTAA